The Mucilaginibacter yixingensis genome window below encodes:
- a CDS encoding shikimate dehydrogenase, with protein sequence MKHYGLIGFPLSHSFSKKYFTEKFEKEGVTDHQYDLFELQNLSDFPDLLRAQADLCGLNVTVPHKIGVLHYMDWLSEEAKAIGAVNCIRITAESPLEAAFSGEVGIKGHNFRLEGFNTDVYGFEHSLKPHLTHHHKKALLLGDGGAARAVKYVLDKLEIEYQVVTRRPAPGNILFSDLTTEMMDEYLVVINTTPVGTYPKVDECPPIPYEFITDRHLLYDLIYNPEETLFLQKGKEKGATIKNGFEMLVLQAERSWQIWQSHKVNL encoded by the coding sequence ATGAAACATTACGGGCTTATCGGCTTTCCGCTTTCGCATTCTTTTTCAAAAAAATACTTTACAGAAAAATTTGAAAAAGAGGGTGTTACAGACCATCAGTATGATTTGTTTGAGTTGCAGAATCTGAGCGATTTTCCAGACCTGCTGCGTGCGCAGGCAGATCTGTGCGGACTGAATGTTACCGTGCCACATAAGATTGGCGTGTTGCATTATATGGATTGGTTAAGCGAGGAGGCAAAAGCTATTGGTGCCGTAAACTGCATTCGCATCACCGCAGAAAGCCCATTAGAGGCCGCTTTCTCTGGCGAGGTGGGCATCAAAGGGCATAATTTTAGGCTGGAAGGGTTCAATACCGATGTTTATGGCTTTGAGCATTCGCTGAAACCGCACCTGACGCATCACCACAAAAAAGCTTTATTGCTTGGCGATGGTGGCGCTGCCCGTGCGGTAAAATATGTTTTAGATAAACTGGAGATAGAATACCAGGTAGTAACCCGTCGCCCGGCACCGGGTAATATTTTATTCAGCGATCTTACTACAGAAATGATGGACGAATACCTGGTTGTCATCAACACCACGCCGGTAGGCACCTACCCAAAAGTAGACGAATGCCCGCCCATTCCGTATGAATTTATCACAGATCGTCATTTGTTATATGATTTGATCTATAACCCCGAAGAAACGCTGTTTTTGCAAAAGGGAAAAGAAAAAGGCGCTACCATCAAAAATGGTTTTGAAATGCTGGTGCTGCAGGCCGAGCGTTCATGGCAAATTTGGCAATCGCATAAAGTAAATTTATAA